The Haemorhous mexicanus isolate bHaeMex1 chromosome 6, bHaeMex1.pri, whole genome shotgun sequence genome includes the window GCAATCCCAGGCATGGTGCAGATCCTCTGCAGGATCTTCCAGCCCTTTCCAAGGTGTTTGTGGCAGCCCCGAGGGCAAGctctggggcacagcccagccccaacatCAGGGGCCAgttcagagggcttttccagctttaAGAGCTCCATGATTCTGATTCATGTGACCACATAACTTACGGCTAAAAGGGAACACTGAGATGTCTGGTTCCTTCCAGGGGCTGTCCTGGGCCCTCGCTGCCATGGCCATGCAGATGCAGCTGGAGGCCAGCGCAGACAcctcagcagaggaggagagctTTGGGCCACAGCTCATATCCAGGTTGGAGGTAGGTGAGGAGTTTGGCAAACTCCTATGGCAAACTTCTGGAGGAGGTTTGCCATAGATGCACTTGCTGCTCTTTTTCCTAGAATGGAATCCTatgatggtttgggttggaaggaaccttaaaagctcatcccattccatcccctgccatggccaggcacacctttcactatcccaggttgctcccagTCCCATCCATCCTGGACTTGAGCATTTCCAGGCTCTCcaccagggcctcaccaccttcacagggaagaattcctttctaatatccaacctgaacctttttctttaaaagcaagGTGAAACAGAAAACTCTCTCGCTAAATTCTTACTTgtgttctgttaaaaaaaaacaattaaacagcaaaaccaggaaTACCCAAAAATACCAACAGGTgtaatttttcctctctccctccgTTTCTCTCTCCCAGCAATGTGGCATAAATGCCAATGATGTGAAGAAGCTGGAAGAAGCTGGATTTCACACAGTGGAGGCTGTGGCTTATGCACCAAAGAAGGAACTGCTGAACATTAAAGGCATCAGTGAAGCCAAAGCCGACAAAATCTTGGTAAGGATGTCCTGGAACTTTAACCCAAGATATTCCACAGGTTTATTTCTGCTGGCTGAAAGTGTTGTGGTGAATTTGGAAGGTGTCCAAAGGGCAGTAAGGGGTGATTAGAGTTGTGACGTGACTTGTGATGGGAAAAGGCAAAACACACCAGGACTGAACTGAACAGGGTGGGGACTAGGGGAGGATATTTCCATAAAACACACAAAAGGGATGCTGGAGCTTTTTCTTGGAGCAGAATTTCAGTTCTGTTTAGAGGTACCAGTTAGTGGAAGGTCTATGAAATGTGCATGGAATGATACAGGCACCTCTCCACAAGGCAGGAAATATTAATTATTGGGGGATTAATGAATGGCATTAACTCCTCTGGCACTGCTCAATTGGGTTTTCCCTCAGGCTGAGGCAGCCAAACTGGTTCCCATGGGCTTCACCACAGCCACAGAATTCCACCAGCGGCGGTCGGAGATCATCCAGATCACCACTGGCTCCAAAGAGCTGGATAAGCTGCTTCAAGGTCagcattttattatttctctttcctgctTCACCTCACTTATTGGGATGGGGTTTTCCCAAGAGTGGGATCCTTGCATAGAACCATGTCATGCAAGTCCTGGTTGGATGAAAAACCTCTAGAACTGCTTTTGAATAGTTACTTTTATTTTAGAAGCTGCAGAAATAGATTTTAGTCCTTTAAGTCATGATGCAAGATCTAGAGCTGTCCATTTTTGGATGTTTCTGGTTTATTTAAGTCCATGATGCATttagggaaaacaaaaccaggcaTCACCATCTCCCCATTCCTCTGATAatccaaaaatgaaaacaagtaaTTTCAGCTCTTCAGGATCTTCAAAAACACCCATGAGCTTCTTTACCACGTCATAAACAAACCTCATGACAACAAGCAATTTTCCTTCTCAGCTTTGAAACTTTCAGCCAAAATTAGTGTTTAACTGAGTCTCTGTAAATGTAATATTCAGTGTTTAACTGAGTCTCTGTAAATGTAATATTTTATGTGTGAGATAGATACATAGATACCTAGATCATACATGTAGCATGTGAccttttgatttttattaataatttttattgttattttctcTTCAGGAGGAATAGAAACTGGGTCCATAACAGAATTATTTGGGGAATTCCGTACTGGGAAGACTCAGCTGTGTCACACCCTGGCCGTCACCTGTCAGGTGGGGGGTTCACCTCTTTACAGTCCAATATTCAGACCCCACAGCCTTGGGATATTTGCTAATTTGGGCACTTCCTTTGACTTTCAAAGTGTCTAGATGTTTCTATACCCTAAAATAGAGGCTTGGACTTAATTTGATCATTGAGTTGACTCCCTGAActtcccagctcagagctgagcacCTGTCATCTTGTGTAGAGTCATGGAAtgctggaatggtttgggtgggaaaggaccttaaagcccttCCTGTTCcgttggcagggacaccttccactatcccagcttgctccaagccccatccctcctggccttggatacttccagggatccaggggcagcacaccttctctgggcaacctgtgccagggcctcagcaccctcccagggaagaattttttcccaatatctcATTTATCCCTGCCCTGTGTaagtgggaagccattcccccttgtgcTGGCACTCCAGGGTGACAGGGACTACAGAAGGgaggtgtcagcagcagtggggaccAGGGATCTTTACTCTCACTTTTCCCAGCTAAATGGGACTTTAAACACAATAACTTGGGATATTATTTGTTGTATGAGCTCAGTGAGGGCACGTGGCAATATCTGCTGTATTTATGGATGCTTTATTCCCTGttcattcctttccttctcctttagCTCCCCATAGACCGTGGTGGTGGCGAGGGGAAAGCCATGTACATCGACACGGAGGGGACCTTCCGTCCAGAGCGGCTCCTGGCCGTGGCTGAAAGGTCAGTGAGTGGGAGACAGGAATAGATGGACTCACAACTCAGTTGGAAAATGTTTTCCACATGTTCTGGGAGTTGATTTGGCAGGTGCTCCTTTCGGGAAGCTCTAGTATTATCACTCCTCTCCTGTCCCCGCCGGTCTCTCCCCAGAGCTCTCGTGTCATTGTCCCTTGGCATGAGGTGATTCCCTGTCTTTTGctactgggagggactgggagcttcccaagcagctgggacaggactgGCTGGGTCCTGTTTGGTCTTTCTGAAGGGAATTTGATTTAATCCTGCTGGCTTCTCCTGCCACTAGGACTGCTCTCGTGTTCCTTGTCATCAGGGAATATTTAGCAGCCAAGCGAAGGAGAGGAAGTGAAATGATGTTTGCAGTAGGCacaggtgtgtctgtgctggcaATGTACAGAGTGTTCTTGGAATCAGGGAATCGTTCAGGTTGGAGGAGCCCTGGGAGATCCCCGTGCCTAACTGTTCCTCTGGTGCTGCCGAGGCCACCgctgtcccatgtccccaagtgccacatccacacagctttagattccctccagggatggagcctccaccactgccctgggcagcctgtgccagggctggacaggcTTTCCTCTAAGAGACTTCCCAATATTCagcctaaacttcccctggtaTCAcgtgaggctgtttcctcttatCCATTTTGAATGGTTCCAATCATTCTGTTCTCTTTTCATCACCACAGGTTGCGTTTTTCTCcgtctttttttctctctgccagGGATGTGAGTTTTTCTTCCAGTCTTCTGGCAAAGCTCCTGTCTAACGGCTATGGATGAAGTTGTCACTCGAGGTTCATCCCTTTATTTTCCCTGATTTTGCAGGTACGGCCTGTCTGGCAGCGATGTCCTGGACAACGTGGCCTATGCTCGAGGCTTTAACACCGACCACCAGACCCAGCTGCTGTACCAGGCCTCAGCCATGATGGCTGAGTCACGGTAATGACACTGATTTCATGGATTTGGTTCCCACGTGGGATTGCCTTTGGCTTCTCTAGGGAGCCAGTTTGCTCCATGGGCAGTCAGCTATCAGCAGCACATCTTGCTGCTGGAATTCTGGGTGCCAGCAACTGGCTCCAGCTGGTGTGgctgcacaaacacagggaATTCATGGTTCCTCAGTGCCAGCCTGAGGAGCAAGTTGGAAGCTCAGTTTAGAGCTGTGGTTAGAAACAGTGCTGATGATTTCcacactgccaggagagctgtgcaggcagcttGGGATTGGAACCAGGACTtagagctctgcctgccctttGCCAGGTATGCGCTGCTGATTGTGGACAGCGCCACGGCCCTGTACCGCACGGATTACTCGGGAAGGGGCGAGCTCTCCGCCAGGCAGATGCACCTGGCCAGGTTCCTGCGGATGCTGCTGCGCCTGGCCGACGAGGTGAGCATCCACTGGGCTTTATGGCATGGGTTGGTGCTGGCCAAACACCAGGGACCCATGAAATCTGCTCACTCATCCTCCTCTACAGCTGGACAGAGAGAAAATGTAATTAAGGGTTTGTGAGTTGAGGtaaggactgggagaaaacaCTCATCAGTTAGCAGCAAGGGAAAAACAGGCTCAACTTAGAGATTTGAAGTGACATcattactaacaaaatcagagcaggataatgagaagtaaaataagctcTTAAAAAACCAGTTTACCCCCacttctccctccttcccagctctgacTCCTATGCCAGTGGTGCAgtgagatgggaatggggggtTTGGTCAGTTCACCCACCCAAGGCTTCTCCCACTGCTGAGGGAGAAAAGGTCCCAAGGGCTTTGTCTCCACCTCTGCTCCCCCTGGTTTGGAGAGGCTGGATCCCACACTTACAGACACCAGGAGTGCCCCTGtgtccttttccctgcttttctgttCTGATTGTGGGAAATAattgggtttgggttgtttttcctgcagttcgGCGTGGCCGTCGTCATCACGAACCAGGTGGTGGCACAGGTAGACGGAGCTGCCATGTTCGCTGCAgatcccaaaaaacccatcGGAGGCAATATCATTGCTCATGCTTCCACCACCAGGTGAGACAAGAGATGGTCATATCCCAGGAGCCTGGGTTGGGAACATTTTATGGAATTGGCAGAGTAGCTTTCACTTCTGGGGTTTCCAGTCTGTTTTTGGCAGGCCCGGCCTGTACTTCAGCTCAGAGCCACTCTGGGCCCTCAGTCCGCAGGGAAATGAACGTCTCCGTACAGCTCTGTTTACTCCTTTCTGGATTAGGATGATTTTCTCGGAGTAGGCTGTCCATCCTGACCTGTTTCCTTCGCTCTCCCTGTCAGGCTGTACCTGCGGAAAGGCCGAGGTGAGACCAGGATCTGTAAAATCTACGACTCTCCATGTCTTCCCGAGGCTGAAGCCATGTTTGCTATCAATGCCGACGGAGTGGGAGATGCTAAAGACTGAAAactccttttcttcccctgaaTCCCAAGACTCTGTGTCTGTAAGAGGCTCCTTTCCTGGTGGCACCTTAGGGATACTTCCCAAGGCAGTGGGCAGAGGAAGCTGTGGTGTGTCAGCCTGGGAAGCGTTGGGACAtgctgagctcagctgcagctgttggGAAGAGATCTCCCTcgggctgcaggcacaggtgaGGGCTGTGTGCTTCCTCAGCAACATTCCCAGAGGACCATATCCTGCGTGTTTCCCTGGATCCCACCATGATGCAGCAGAATTTTGGTGGCCACAGTTGGGAACTTTGCAAATTGGAAGCAAAGCTGAAGGGTTTGTCCACCAAGAGAAGCGGTGATTTATAAACCAAAGCAGATTGATATTCCACacgagggatttgggattggtgATGGTCCCAATCCAGCATctttctgttcattttcttttggatgctgcagtgtgctgggctgggggagctgttcctttacatttctgtttaattttctgtattctGTTAATTCTCCATGGAAATCTGCTTTTAATAAAAAGGCTCCTGAGAATATTGATGATGTCCCAGGTTTCTGGGATTCACAGGTGTGTGTTCAGACCAAGGATTGTGCTGGCTGGCAGAAGCTGCACCAATCTCCCAGGAATCTCAGTCTGGGTTTGTCTTTTCTCCCAGTTCTCCTCAGTTTGGGGTgcagtgcagccctgccctATGGATCTCCTAGaagaattttggggttaaaaatgttctttcctaTTCTGCAGTTTTTCTCTAGAACTTGATTAAAAAGAATAATGTGATCTTGATGTGATCTTAATTGGTTCATTTGCATTGATTAATTAAAGCAGATCATTGAGAAGGGGCTTCAGCACCCCTTGGTTGGAGCTGGCAGTTCTTTATTGTCTCTTCattctttgcatttattttaattatttcttaagCAATGACAACAGTTAAGATACACAGTGAGGAGAACAGCATTGCTGCATGGCTGGACTGAGAAATCCAAGTGCAATTCCTTGGAGAGATTGAGGAGATGGGGAGCTGAGCCTCAGGCTGGGTTTTGGCAGCAGGAACTGGgtgaggaggggagaggggagatcCCCCAAAACTGGTTAAAGCAaattctgctgggtttgggtgctcccaccccaaaaaaggaTCCTGGTTAGAGGGGACTTGAGGAAGCAGCGGGATGTGCtggggggggctgtgctggaaccCCCAACCCTTGGCCAGGAatgctgggcagtgccaggttcACAGGGACACtacagagaggctgtgctgggatccccaAATTGCAGCCGGGAATGCTGGGCGCTGCCAGACCTTTGGGACACTGCCAGACCTTTGGGACACTGCCTGATCCAGAGAGATTTCCCATTATGTTCTCTCGTGCTCAGCACCTGAAATTCCATTGGAGTCCCACGGGCTGGAAATCCCATGTGAACAGCTGGAATCGCAGCCGATCACACAGAAGCCAGTCCGGGAGAGGAAATGAGCTGTCCCACAGATGTATTTTTCCCaatgtgttttaatttaaaGCAGAACATCGCCCGCCCCTCCCACCTACCTCAGCCCCatagcttttatttttggggtttctctaTGAGAATTATCTGCCTCTGCTGGATAAAAAATTCCGGAATACTCCTCCGGCGCTGCGGGGACCGGCGGGGTTTGCAGGGTTCCGAGGCCGTGGCGGGATCGCGCCCGCACTTCCGGCGGGGCCGCAGCCGGAGCAGGAGCGGCAGCGCAGGGCTCGGCCCCAGCGCCCGTCCCGGAGCGGCTCCTCACGCCCGCGGCGAGCCCggtccccatcccagccccagtcccggCCCGGTCCTCCggccccaggacccccagcgGACACGGGCGGGACCCGGACCCGAAGTCCCGGTCCCAGGGCCGGGAGCAGCCCCGGTTCGGCCCAGCTGTGAGGGGCGGACCCGACCCAGGTGAGAGGGGCGAGGCCCGAGCGATGGCCCCGCTCCCACCGCGGGCAGGGCGGGGACCGGGCGGGGCCCGGGGTGGGGCCGGGGGCGGTTCTaagggcggggccgggccctgCTCAGGTGCGCGGGGCCCCAGTGCGGCTGCGCGGGGCGGGGTCGAGGTCATTTAATCGCCGGGAATCAGCACGGCAGTCTTCTGCTCATTCCGAGCACGGTGCCGGTGCGTGCTCTCGGTCTACGCTTCCCAGGAGAGGCGCGGGAGCTTCGGcctcccctcctgtcccctcctctacccttccttccttctccctgtgctcGCCTGctttctccccctttccctctcttccctctctccccgcctttctccccaaatcccacactccttcctctcctgtccctgcccggTTAATCCTTTCTGTTCGCCCTCTCTACCTCCTCCGTCCAcgttccttctcttccctttgtggtctttcccttctcctcccgCTTTCCTCCGCACCCCGATCCCCCCTCCCTACCGCTCCTCATCTCCATCTGTCCTCTCTCTCCgccctccccccctccctctttcccccGGAGCCGGCGCCCCTCGGTGTCCCTGGAGCCCTCACACGGGGCCGGACCCGCTCGGTCGGTCCCCCCATTCCGGTCCAATGCACCGCCCGACGCCGCCGGGGTTCCGGCTGTCCTACATCAGACTGGGGGtccccggggcggggggggttggggggggttATGCAGGGCCCCCTCCTCGGGAGGGGGtccgggggggaggggggagttGGGGGGGTAGGACCGCCTCCCGAGGAGGGGTTCCCGGGGAGGAGGGCGGGGCGGAGGGGCACTCCTCCCTCCAGTCCCGC containing:
- the RAD51 gene encoding DNA repair protein RAD51 homolog 1 — its product is MAMQMQLEASADTSAEEESFGPQLISRLEQCGINANDVKKLEEAGFHTVEAVAYAPKKELLNIKGISEAKADKILAEAAKLVPMGFTTATEFHQRRSEIIQITTGSKELDKLLQGGIETGSITELFGEFRTGKTQLCHTLAVTCQLPIDRGGGEGKAMYIDTEGTFRPERLLAVAERYGLSGSDVLDNVAYARGFNTDHQTQLLYQASAMMAESRYALLIVDSATALYRTDYSGRGELSARQMHLARFLRMLLRLADEFGVAVVITNQVVAQVDGAAMFAADPKKPIGGNIIAHASTTRLYLRKGRGETRICKIYDSPCLPEAEAMFAINADGVGDAKD